The following proteins are co-located in the Spirosoma montaniterrae genome:
- a CDS encoding GAF domain-containing protein: MTTQKTVKPSQSLSGMTLLHALPAAIDALIMKEYNPEKTLNGVVDIVGSTLNADRCFLYVRQPDKERGRIAFQWRKDNSIPDVIQPDWQTDTTSLPQEDPLFRAAIELRPSVYVDDVETASPDVLNRAFEHKTFGHRALIHAHIQQDGQLWGILQPCVFGQPRLWTIDEQTQIEAILPRLQPIIAAYVND; this comes from the coding sequence ATGACCACACAAAAAACAGTAAAGCCCAGCCAGAGTTTATCGGGCATGACACTACTCCATGCGCTTCCTGCTGCTATCGACGCGCTTATCATGAAGGAATACAATCCCGAAAAAACCCTGAACGGGGTGGTTGACATCGTAGGGTCAACGCTCAACGCCGACCGCTGTTTTCTGTATGTTCGCCAACCCGACAAAGAAAGGGGGCGTATTGCATTCCAGTGGCGCAAAGACAACAGCATCCCCGATGTGATTCAACCTGACTGGCAAACTGATACCACCAGCCTGCCACAGGAAGACCCGCTTTTTCGGGCCGCCATCGAGCTACGCCCGTCGGTGTACGTCGATGATGTAGAAACTGCCAGCCCCGATGTACTGAATCGGGCGTTTGAACACAAAACCTTCGGCCATCGCGCCCTGATTCATGCCCATATTCAACAGGACGGCCAGCTTTGGGGCATTCTACAGCCCTGCGTATTTGGTCAGCCGCGCCTGTGGACGATTGACGAGCAAACACAGATCGAGGCAATTCTGCCCCGTCTGCAACCCATTATTGCAGCTTATGTTAATGATTAA
- a CDS encoding 3-keto-disaccharide hydrolase, protein MNNYCLLLLLTVGVVTSVFAQTPPKGHPNPSGAGWKPLFAADLSDANFPKGVWTYEEGVLTASADKAIWTTVPYDDFVLDLFFQTADGTNSGVVVHCSDTTNWIPNSVEIQIADDYAQKWSESPKNWQCGALFGHQAPTKSAVKRPGEWNRYTITCQGSMLFIVLNNELVNSIDLSKFTSAKTNPDGSEVPAWLSKPPAELPLRGFIGLQGKHAGAPIYYRNLKIKAL, encoded by the coding sequence ATGAACAACTATTGCCTGTTGCTGCTTCTGACCGTTGGCGTTGTCACGTCAGTATTTGCCCAAACACCACCCAAAGGCCATCCCAACCCAAGCGGAGCCGGCTGGAAACCGTTGTTTGCGGCAGACCTCTCCGATGCCAATTTCCCCAAAGGCGTCTGGACATATGAAGAAGGCGTACTGACCGCATCGGCTGACAAAGCCATCTGGACAACCGTTCCGTATGATGATTTTGTGCTGGATCTGTTCTTCCAAACTGCCGATGGCACCAACAGCGGAGTCGTAGTACACTGCTCAGACACAACCAATTGGATACCCAATTCCGTTGAAATTCAGATTGCCGACGATTACGCACAGAAATGGTCGGAATCGCCCAAAAACTGGCAGTGCGGGGCATTATTCGGGCATCAGGCTCCAACTAAAAGTGCAGTAAAACGTCCGGGCGAATGGAATCGGTACACCATCACGTGTCAGGGCAGTATGCTGTTCATCGTGTTGAATAACGAATTGGTCAATAGCATTGATCTGTCGAAATTCACGTCAGCCAAAACCAACCCCGACGGGTCGGAAGTGCCCGCTTGGCTCAGTAAGCCACCTGCCGAGTTACCGTTGCGCGGTTTTATAGGCTTGCAGGGCAAACATGCGGGTGCTCCCATCTATTATAGAAATTTGAAAATAAAAGCCCTGTAG
- the mnmA gene encoding tRNA 2-thiouridine(34) synthase MnmA codes for MSKHGRILVAMSGGIDSSLAAVMLHEEGYEVIGMTMKTWDYASSGGTKKETGCCSLDSINDARNIAVNLGFPHYILDIRAEFGDYVIDHFTGEYLEGRTPNPCVLCNTHIKWDALLRRADRLDCAFIATGHYANIRHENDRYVISKGVDSLKDQSYVLWGVSQESLSRTKLPLGHLRKSEIREMAKERGFIELVTKSESYEICFVPDNDYRGFLKRRLPGLEAEVAGGNFIEEHTGRVLGKHEGYPFYTIGQRKGLGMAFGKPMFVTEIRKDTNEVVLGVDHDLLRDGMIVTKLNLQKYASVPEPLETVTKVRYKHDGTPALIRQTADDRIDVRFHEGVSAIAPGQAAVFYEGDDVIGGGWIMKSYRQRDDIQQAEHHLTMSM; via the coding sequence ATGAGCAAACACGGACGTATTTTGGTCGCCATGAGTGGCGGCATTGACTCTTCGCTGGCAGCAGTCATGCTCCACGAAGAAGGTTATGAGGTCATTGGCATGACCATGAAAACCTGGGATTATGCCTCTTCGGGCGGCACTAAAAAAGAAACGGGCTGCTGTAGTTTAGACAGCATCAATGACGCCCGTAACATTGCCGTCAACCTCGGCTTTCCGCACTATATCTTAGACATTCGCGCGGAGTTCGGCGATTATGTCATTGACCATTTTACGGGCGAATACCTCGAAGGGCGTACACCCAATCCCTGCGTGTTGTGCAATACGCACATCAAATGGGATGCCCTGCTCCGGCGGGCCGACCGGCTCGACTGTGCGTTTATTGCTACCGGCCACTACGCCAACATCCGTCATGAGAACGACCGATACGTGATTTCGAAAGGCGTCGATTCGCTCAAAGATCAGTCGTATGTGCTGTGGGGAGTGTCGCAGGAGAGTTTGAGCCGCACGAAGCTCCCGCTGGGCCATTTGCGCAAGTCGGAAATCCGTGAAATGGCGAAAGAGCGGGGTTTCATTGAACTCGTCACCAAATCAGAATCGTATGAGATCTGTTTCGTACCCGATAATGATTATCGCGGATTTCTGAAACGACGCCTGCCGGGTCTGGAAGCCGAAGTAGCGGGTGGCAATTTTATCGAAGAACATACGGGCCGTGTGCTGGGCAAACATGAAGGCTACCCGTTTTATACCATTGGGCAACGTAAAGGTCTGGGCATGGCGTTCGGCAAGCCCATGTTCGTAACCGAAATCCGCAAAGACACCAATGAGGTGGTGCTGGGCGTTGACCACGATCTGCTACGCGATGGCATGATTGTGACTAAGTTGAACCTCCAGAAATACGCATCGGTACCGGAGCCGCTGGAGACCGTCACCAAAGTACGCTATAAACACGACGGCACACCCGCCCTCATCCGGCAAACCGCCGACGACCGTATCGACGTGCGTTTCCACGAAGGCGTATCGGCCATTGCACCCGGTCAGGCTGCCGTTTTTTACGAAGGCGATGATGTGATTGGGGGCGGCTGGATTATGAAAAGTTACCGGCAACGCGATGACATTCAACAGGCCGAGCATCACTTAACCATGTCCATGTAG
- a CDS encoding N-(5'-phosphoribosyl)anthranilate isomerase, giving the protein MALKTLVKVSNVTNLSDARYCAGMGVDMLGFSMDADAPDYVEPGKFAEIRSWVAGVQIVGETRSTDPDQIEQLLETYQPDWLQVDEAALLPYLHTFGKSLILRIDLAQLTLDQLETLVQTSAAGADYVLLESDAAVHLDPDLKATLNRVASRSSILLGSGISADGVHNLLAELPLRGIALRGGDEERPGNKEFGELMDILESLEED; this is encoded by the coding sequence ATGGCTCTGAAAACACTCGTTAAAGTTTCTAACGTTACCAATTTAAGCGATGCCCGCTACTGCGCCGGGATGGGCGTCGATATGCTCGGCTTTTCGATGGATGCCGACGCGCCAGACTACGTCGAACCTGGAAAATTTGCCGAAATCCGGTCGTGGGTGGCGGGTGTGCAGATTGTGGGCGAAACCCGCAGTACGGACCCCGATCAAATCGAACAATTACTTGAAACCTACCAACCCGATTGGTTGCAGGTCGATGAAGCGGCTCTGTTACCGTATCTGCACACCTTCGGGAAGTCGCTTATTCTTCGCATCGATCTGGCGCAACTGACGCTCGACCAACTCGAAACACTCGTTCAAACCAGTGCCGCCGGAGCCGATTACGTGCTATTGGAGAGCGATGCAGCCGTTCATCTCGATCCTGACCTGAAAGCGACCCTGAACCGCGTTGCCAGCCGGTCTTCGATTCTGCTCGGTTCGGGTATTTCTGCCGATGGCGTTCATAACCTGCTGGCCGAACTACCCCTACGCGGCATTGCGCTGCGTGGTGGTGATGAAGAACGCCCCGGCAACAAAGAGTTCGGAGAACTTATGGATATTCTGGAATCACTTGAAGAAGATTAA
- a CDS encoding PspC domain-containing protein, whose amino-acid sequence MNKRLERISDEAILGGVCAGLAHYFGLNRTVVRLLFLIGIPLPGFPAFLIYIILWIVMPKQPQGASVNSLTFYANPVFSMNPYNPNQPAPRDRSIIGGAVLIILGVLFLLDRYLDIDFGDLWPFVLIAIGLWLIFKDRIKTPYDSNDNNPL is encoded by the coding sequence ATGAACAAACGATTAGAACGCATCTCCGATGAAGCCATCCTGGGGGGCGTATGTGCGGGCTTAGCCCACTATTTTGGCCTGAATCGCACTGTGGTGCGACTCCTTTTTCTGATTGGTATTCCGCTGCCCGGTTTTCCGGCATTCCTGATTTACATTATCTTGTGGATCGTGATGCCAAAGCAGCCGCAGGGCGCATCGGTCAATTCCTTAACCTTCTATGCAAACCCCGTTTTTTCTATGAATCCCTACAATCCAAATCAACCCGCTCCCCGCGACCGGAGCATTATTGGCGGTGCCGTGCTCATCATTCTGGGCGTACTGTTTCTGCTCGACCGCTACTTAGACATCGATTTCGGCGATCTGTGGCCGTTTGTCCTCATCGCCATCGGTCTGTGGCTGATTTTCAAAGACCGCATCAAAACGCCTTACGACTCCAATGATAACAACCCGCTCTAA
- a CDS encoding LiaI-LiaF-like domain-containing protein, translated as MQRRNGLFWGLFLLTLGVLFLARRAGWLDVDWHSLVNLWPVLLILAGINVILERQGSPAAFVTTVMLAVAVPTTLFGFLSRDRDHGRYGWNWHDRDDERDDENEESEDETDGEDNEDAYRSERENRDEEPKTVQTNTFVESMDATTNEAVLKLAGGAGRFIFSEPTTELIKAETKNNIGAYSMTVDRDATTRVPTIDLKPTEEKQEIDLENGKIENRVEVHLNAKPIWQMDIAIGAGQGDLDLSAYAVKQLKVEAGAADIDLKLGNKVDQADVKLNVGAASVTVRVPKDIGCLVKKDGALNLTQLDDFTDAGGGEFTSPGYASATKKITIRFDGGVSRFKVVRY; from the coding sequence ATGCAACGACGTAACGGACTCTTTTGGGGGCTGTTTCTCCTGACGCTCGGCGTACTATTTCTGGCACGCCGGGCCGGGTGGCTCGACGTAGACTGGCATTCGTTGGTCAACCTGTGGCCGGTGCTTCTCATCCTGGCTGGTATCAATGTCATTCTCGAACGGCAGGGTAGCCCGGCGGCCTTTGTGACCACGGTAATGCTGGCCGTAGCTGTTCCTACAACACTCTTTGGCTTCTTATCCCGTGACCGAGACCATGGCCGGTATGGATGGAATTGGCACGACCGCGACGATGAACGCGACGATGAAAATGAGGAGTCGGAAGACGAAACGGACGGTGAAGACAACGAAGACGCCTATCGGTCGGAGCGCGAAAATCGCGATGAAGAGCCGAAAACAGTGCAAACCAACACGTTTGTGGAATCGATGGATGCCACAACGAACGAGGCCGTACTGAAACTGGCAGGTGGAGCAGGTCGATTCATTTTCAGTGAGCCTACTACCGAGTTGATCAAAGCCGAAACAAAGAACAACATCGGTGCTTACTCCATGACGGTCGACCGCGATGCCACAACCCGCGTTCCGACGATTGACCTGAAACCGACGGAAGAAAAGCAGGAGATTGATCTGGAAAATGGTAAGATCGAAAACCGGGTCGAGGTGCATCTGAATGCCAAACCTATCTGGCAGATGGACATCGCCATTGGAGCCGGTCAGGGCGACCTGGATTTAAGTGCTTATGCCGTAAAACAACTCAAAGTAGAAGCCGGAGCTGCCGACATTGACCTGAAGTTGGGCAACAAAGTGGATCAGGCCGATGTGAAACTCAATGTCGGTGCTGCTTCGGTTACGGTTCGAGTGCCTAAAGACATAGGTTGTCTGGTCAAGAAAGACGGTGCGCTGAACCTGACGCAGTTAGACGATTTTACCGACGCGGGTGGGGGCGAATTCACCAGTCCCGGTTATGCATCGGCCACAAAAAAAATAACGATACGCTTCGACGGGGGCGTATCGCGGTTCAAAGTGGTGCGGTATTAA
- a CDS encoding Spy/CpxP family protein refolding chaperone — MRHVWIGFLLMLTLTTHAANAQGEPGGRQKIEAAKIGLITNRLNLTTDQAPQFWAVYNEYNARKQDLNRRVRQLTNEPSRTNLSDDQLRNGLRELNATKQKLADLDQEYMDRFLKVITPAQLAELNKTEQVFNKMLINQLNRQN; from the coding sequence ATGAGACACGTATGGATTGGCTTTTTGCTTATGCTGACGCTGACTACCCACGCAGCCAATGCGCAGGGTGAACCGGGCGGACGCCAGAAGATTGAAGCCGCTAAAATAGGATTGATTACGAATCGGCTTAACCTGACCACCGATCAGGCTCCGCAATTCTGGGCTGTTTATAATGAATACAATGCCCGCAAACAGGATTTGAACCGGCGCGTTCGGCAGTTAACCAACGAACCCTCGCGCACCAACCTCTCCGACGATCAGCTACGGAATGGCCTGCGCGAACTCAACGCAACCAAACAGAAATTGGCTGACCTCGATCAGGAGTATATGGACCGTTTTCTCAAGGTTATCACCCCGGCGCAATTGGCCGAGCTCAACAAGACAGAGCAGGTATTCAATAAAATGCTCATCAATCAGTTGAACCGGCAAAACTAA
- a CDS encoding RNA polymerase sigma factor encodes MTDEELLAKYRDPSSRNYAFNLLVRQYQQKIYWHVRKMVIDHDDANDLVQETFIKVWNSLEQFRGDSQLYTWIYRIATNECLNFLNKKRRRFFLPIGDVEGELMEKLESNSDFVTSGGELSGERIELKLQKALLKLPDKQRLVFNMKYFDDMKYEEIADITGTSVGALKASYHLAVKKIEDFLNKTDTTD; translated from the coding sequence ATGACTGACGAAGAACTCCTCGCCAAATACCGCGATCCATCGAGCCGTAACTACGCCTTTAATCTGCTGGTGCGACAGTACCAGCAGAAAATTTATTGGCATGTACGAAAGATGGTAATCGACCACGACGATGCCAATGACCTGGTGCAGGAGACGTTTATTAAAGTCTGGAACAGCCTGGAACAGTTTCGGGGCGACAGTCAGTTGTACACCTGGATTTATCGGATTGCCACCAACGAATGCCTGAACTTCCTCAATAAAAAGCGAAGACGGTTTTTCCTGCCTATCGGCGATGTGGAGGGCGAACTGATGGAGAAATTAGAAAGCAATTCCGACTTTGTGACTTCAGGTGGCGAATTGAGTGGCGAACGTATTGAACTGAAGCTGCAGAAGGCGCTGCTCAAACTGCCTGATAAGCAGCGATTGGTGTTCAACATGAAGTACTTTGATGATATGAAGTATGAGGAAATTGCCGATATTACGGGTACGTCGGTGGGTGCGCTGAAAGCGTCGTACCACCTGGCGGTCAAGAAAATTGAGGATTTCCTGAATAAAACTGATACTACAGATTAA
- a CDS encoding transketolase family protein, translating to MKKYEYTDKKDTRSGFGAGIAELGRSNPNVIALTADLAGSLKLETFIKENPDRFVQCGIAEANMIGVSAGLTIGGKIPFATTFANFGTGRVYDQIRQSVAYSNKNVKICASHAGLTLGEDGATHQILEDLGMMKALPNMTVINPCDYNQTKAATLAIAEHVGPVYLRFGRPVIPVFTPADQKFEIGKAWTVNEGKDVSIFCTGHLVWEAIKAGEILSEQGIEADIINIHTIKPLDEEAILASVKKTGCAVSAEEHMLNNGLGDSVAQVLARNYPAPLEYVGVHDTFGESGTPDQLMQKYGLTADKIVQQVKKVMARK from the coding sequence ATGAAAAAGTACGAATACACCGACAAAAAAGACACACGCTCGGGCTTTGGCGCGGGTATCGCCGAACTGGGCCGCTCGAACCCCAACGTGATTGCGCTGACCGCCGATTTGGCGGGGTCGCTCAAACTCGAAACGTTTATCAAAGAAAACCCCGACCGCTTTGTGCAGTGCGGCATTGCCGAAGCCAACATGATTGGCGTATCGGCGGGGCTGACCATCGGCGGCAAAATTCCGTTCGCCACTACGTTTGCCAACTTCGGCACGGGGCGCGTCTACGATCAGATTCGGCAATCGGTGGCGTACTCGAACAAAAACGTGAAAATCTGCGCCAGTCACGCGGGCCTGACGCTGGGTGAAGATGGAGCTACGCACCAAATTCTGGAAGACCTCGGCATGATGAAGGCACTGCCTAACATGACGGTCATCAACCCCTGCGACTATAACCAAACCAAAGCGGCTACCCTCGCTATCGCCGAACACGTTGGACCAGTGTATCTGCGCTTTGGCCGGCCCGTGATTCCGGTGTTTACGCCCGCCGATCAGAAATTTGAGATTGGCAAAGCCTGGACCGTAAACGAAGGAAAAGATGTATCGATTTTTTGCACCGGGCATTTAGTCTGGGAAGCCATTAAAGCAGGCGAAATCCTGAGCGAGCAGGGCATTGAAGCTGATATTATCAACATTCACACGATAAAACCGTTAGATGAAGAAGCCATTCTGGCATCGGTGAAGAAAACGGGTTGTGCCGTGTCGGCAGAAGAGCATATGCTGAACAACGGCCTGGGCGACAGCGTGGCGCAGGTGCTGGCCCGCAACTACCCTGCCCCGCTCGAATATGTCGGCGTTCACGACACGTTCGGCGAAAGCGGAACCCCCGACCAACTGATGCAGAAATATGGCCTCACCGCCGACAAAATTGTTCAGCAGGTGAAAAAAGTAATGGCCCGGAAGTAG
- a CDS encoding AAA family ATPase, whose product MKINRLVIENFKSIERIELIEPNPFTVFVGPNGSGKSNIFEGLEFMNALTRIRFHEIVGSLFGGSESLSRKTVKDKPAYFEIDFDFIRLSEYYTFFPKQTISYSSDLEDNRNRLLSDSSTQIFNPSIHMFENNFSRVFIKNERLVKFPLNDNQKLSLSAYNLEKVLKRILSNETIRTEIFEWLELFVPGFKAIEVDDRNELHWFENSSADYFTKDLISDGTYNILALLTAVYQSDDQPQFLCIEEPENGLHPQVARELVDFFRIMCEERGHYIWLNTHSQSMVSRVRAEELVIVEKKDGATQVRQFKGEDFHGMRADEAWLTNSLGGGLAW is encoded by the coding sequence ATGAAAATCAACCGGTTAGTCATCGAAAATTTCAAGTCCATTGAACGGATCGAGCTTATTGAGCCGAATCCGTTCACGGTCTTTGTCGGCCCCAACGGGTCGGGCAAGTCGAATATTTTCGAGGGGCTGGAGTTTATGAACGCTTTAACTCGTATACGTTTCCATGAAATAGTGGGAAGTTTATTTGGCGGCTCAGAATCCCTTTCAAGAAAAACTGTTAAAGATAAACCAGCTTATTTTGAAATTGATTTTGATTTCATTCGCTTATCTGAATACTATACGTTCTTTCCTAAACAGACAATATCTTACTCTTCTGATCTTGAAGACAATAGAAATCGGCTACTTTCTGATTCTTCCACTCAGATATTTAATCCCTCCATTCATATGTTTGAAAATAATTTTAGTAGAGTTTTTATAAAAAATGAACGTTTAGTTAAATTCCCTTTAAACGACAATCAAAAGTTATCATTGTCAGCTTACAACCTCGAAAAAGTTCTAAAACGCATACTCTCCAACGAGACGATTCGTACCGAAATATTCGAGTGGCTCGAACTGTTCGTCCCCGGCTTCAAAGCGATTGAAGTGGACGACCGGAACGAATTGCATTGGTTTGAAAATTCATCAGCCGACTACTTCACTAAAGACCTCATTTCCGACGGCACGTATAACATCTTGGCCTTGCTTACGGCAGTTTATCAAAGCGACGATCAGCCACAATTTTTGTGTATTGAAGAGCCGGAGAATGGCTTGCATCCGCAGGTGGCGCGTGAATTGGTCGATTTTTTTCGCATTATGTGCGAAGAACGTGGGCATTACATCTGGCTCAATACACATTCGCAGTCGATGGTATCGCGGGTTCGGGCAGAGGAATTGGTTATCGTTGAGAAGAAAGACGGAGCCACGCAGGTCAGGCAGTTTAAAGGTGAAGATTTCCACGGTATGCGGGCCGACGAAGCCTGGCTAACCAACTCCCTCGGAGGTGGGCTGGCGTGGTAA
- a CDS encoding transketolase: MELQQLEGIATAVRRDILRMVAAVNSGHPGGSLGCTDFMVALYFDIMRLKRDESGTPIFDMDGHDEDLFFLSNGHISPVFYSVLARAGYFPIEELATFRKLDSRLQGHPATAEHIPGVRIASGSLGQGLSVAAGAAYAKKLNGDDKHVYVLMGDGEQQEGQIWEAAQFAPNKKLGNLTAIIDLNHAQIDGTTQNVNDNRDLAAKYRAFGWHIDEMEGNDMADVIRTLRKSQEDPDVPTLILMHTEMGFGVEYMVGNYKWHGTAPNADQLQQALNGLPLSVGVTDY; the protein is encoded by the coding sequence ATGGAACTCCAACAACTCGAAGGTATTGCTACCGCCGTTCGGCGCGACATTCTCCGCATGGTTGCGGCTGTTAACTCAGGACACCCCGGCGGCTCGCTCGGCTGCACCGACTTTATGGTCGCCCTTTATTTCGACATCATGCGGTTGAAACGCGACGAAAGTGGCACACCCATTTTTGATATGGACGGCCACGACGAAGACCTGTTCTTCTTGTCGAACGGCCACATCTCGCCCGTTTTCTATTCGGTGCTGGCGCGGGCGGGCTACTTCCCCATCGAAGAATTGGCTACGTTCCGTAAGCTCGACAGCCGGTTGCAGGGCCACCCCGCCACTGCCGAACATATTCCGGGCGTTCGCATTGCATCGGGTTCGCTGGGGCAGGGCTTGTCGGTAGCGGCTGGTGCGGCCTACGCTAAAAAACTGAACGGCGACGATAAACATGTGTACGTGCTCATGGGCGACGGTGAACAGCAGGAAGGTCAAATCTGGGAAGCGGCTCAGTTTGCACCCAACAAAAAACTCGGCAACCTGACGGCAATCATCGACCTGAACCACGCGCAAATCGACGGCACGACGCAGAACGTGAACGACAACCGCGATTTGGCCGCCAAATACCGCGCTTTCGGCTGGCACATCGACGAGATGGAAGGCAACGACATGGCCGACGTGATTCGGACGCTCCGCAAATCACAGGAAGACCCCGACGTGCCAACATTAATTCTGATGCACACCGAAATGGGCTTCGGCGTTGAGTACATGGTGGGCAACTATAAATGGCACGGCACCGCCCCCAACGCCGACCAACTGCAACAAGCCCTCAACGGCCTGCCCCTATCGGTAGGAGTTACGGATTATTAA
- the bcp gene encoding thioredoxin-dependent thiol peroxidase, translating into MALNIGDPAPDFTSTNQTGNPVRLSDYRGKKVVLYFYPKDDTSGCTAQACSLRDNYADLRAAGYEVLGVSVDNQSSHQKFINKYSLPFTLVADTDKQVVEAYGVWQEKSMYGRKYMGTVRTTFLIDENGIITNIIGKVDTKKHAEQILK; encoded by the coding sequence ATGGCTTTAAACATAGGCGACCCCGCTCCCGATTTTACCAGCACCAACCAGACCGGTAATCCAGTTCGGCTGTCCGATTATCGGGGTAAAAAAGTAGTCCTGTACTTTTATCCAAAAGACGACACCTCGGGCTGTACGGCCCAGGCGTGTAGCCTGCGCGACAATTATGCCGACCTGCGGGCGGCTGGCTACGAGGTGCTGGGCGTAAGCGTCGATAACCAATCGTCGCATCAGAAGTTTATCAATAAGTACAGTCTACCGTTCACGCTCGTAGCCGATACCGACAAGCAGGTAGTGGAAGCTTACGGCGTCTGGCAGGAAAAATCGATGTATGGCCGCAAATACATGGGTACGGTTCGGACAACGTTTTTGATTGATGAAAACGGTATCATCACCAACATCATCGGTAAAGTCGACACAAAAAAACACGCAGAACAAATTTTAAAATAA